ATAAGGTCCATAACACACAAATATTTGTGAGTTATGAATGCGCAaatatgctatttttttataaagtgaataaattattattttattaaaaaaaaatttacattactataataaaataaaaaacaaaaacaacaggAAAAAACACATAAGATAGAAATATatccaataaaaatagagaGAACAAAAAACTAATAGAATAGAAAAAGCTgcaaaataatttcatgtgGTTGATGAAGcatcatatatattttccttGGATGAGCTATTTGGAACAAGGAGGTCGTGATCACTAGCATTATATTATGAATCAAAATCACAACATCCCtgcatgaaattttattttatttttaaaaccaacCAATCAACCCACCCATCCCTTTTTCTAACCCGATGtaaccttcaaccaatgttccTTGTTATTGTTGTCCATCCTCTCTCTTCATCCTTGTttttttgtctctctctctctcttaatttTACTTCCTTAATAtattgcatatatttatataagaaaaattaagtgGTAATTAGCAAATAGCCAATTTCTTTAGTCATTTAACAAGAATTATTGCCGAACTTTAAACTTGGAACACAACTTCCAGATCTAAGTTGACAAAGAGATTCTCTTATGTCTCCTTTGCATGCCAATTGTTAGCTCCGGAGGGGTAGTGTGGTGATTTTCACTCAATCTATTATGTAATGTAAGCACACGCACATTCAATGTAAAATCAAACAAGTAAGAGAAAGGAGGCACATGAATTGGCTACCCGAGGGCTCAAAGTTCAGCACAACTTACCTACGTCTAGAGGACCGAGTCAGGAAataacaatccactaaaagaggtaaataAAAAAGAGTGCAACACTCACTCTCCCTCTCACAATGAATACATGAACCCTCTTTAGATTGATCGATACCCACTCTTACTCACCCTTACCCAGAGGTCTATCTCCGGTGGCACATTctaaatttcataacatggtctcttatatagacgtctcaacGCCCCAAATATAGCACTTTTCTCTTtcagaatctccgcggctacttaACTTAGACACCTTCTAAAGTTAAACGTTGCAACTCCTGTTATAACCAAGCTTGCAACGCGGGCCACCTGCTGATCCTGACTGAGTTCTAGTTTCCGTTGTAATGCGATCTTGCGACGCCTCCAACCCTCCTGGTTGTGCCAGTCCAAGTCGATGCAGTTAACTTTTCCCAAGCTCATTCTGCCAGCAACTAGCTTGCTCATATCATATCAGTAGGTCCTTCTCCTGAGGGTCCTATGCACTAAGGTGCATTtctatctcaccaaagatggttttcaaatatcttcaaaatcttctttccaaacttgatctccattcATTCAACTTTGGTTTTTACAATCTTCAAaattgatcttcattcatccaaatttggtcttcaagattcttattactaaacttgatcttcttttatccaagtttagctcttcaatatcttccaaccatgatcttcattcatctaaGTTTGGTCTTTACAattttcaaacttgatcttcattcatcaaAATTTGGGCTTTAAGAttcttgttactaaacttgattgccttcatccaagtttagctcttTAATATCTTCCAAgtatgatcttcattcatccaagcttgaGCTTCAATTATCTCCAAATATATTTGTGCCTTCAAATAGAGTTGTCCTTGGTCTCCAAATAGCTATGGTCAGAAATAACTTTGTCTCCTTAATTAGTTGCGACCATAGATATCCTTGTGTTTTTAGATAAATCTCCTTTTCAAAGATAGTTGTGTAGATATTCTTTACATGCCTTTTGCTTGCTCTTTAAGAGAGATCTTCCAAGGTTGATGCTTttaccaaggttgtcagaccggcccgggcattgacccggCTAAGGCCAGGGGTCaagggtcaatgggttcgaccggatTGAACcagggttgaaccggggtcaataataaaatataaaaaaatattatgataattaataatgaggaaatataatattaaaaccataattataatataaaaactactaaaatttgatatttaaattgataaataacttTATATACACTAGTGTTtcctaattatgtcatttatttttaagtttttttaaaaatatttacaaatttaatatattaatatataattatcgaacttttctcggtgttttatttatttatttatttgtttattggttgattttgttagaataaataagaaatttactCCACTAATtctatatctttttatatagatgatatattttatcaataaattatataacttaccCAATCtcaattaagtttttattttgttttaaattttcttatatttttttatttagttagaaaatattttatttttatattttataataaaattgcactcatttattgttttattttcttactaaatcaaatttttataaagtatttacattacatattaatggattttatttttagatgttaatttttgttagtatgtttatgatatatatatatatatatatatatatatatttgtaattctatttattgattataaattaaaaattaacattaatacatatacatgattttgtggtttctaatgagaaaataataataaattattaaatattataaaaaaaatttctaacattgtgacccgattgatcAGGCCGGGTCAACCAGTTTCTGGTTGAGTCGCCCGGGTGATCGGGTTAATACCGGGTTTTTTCATATccggttcaatggggtatacccagGCTGGTCCGGTCTGACTACTTTGGCTTTTACTAAGATAGCTCTACATGGCTTTTTGATAGATTCTCCAAATATAGCACCAACCATGGTCTTCTAGTCTTCAAAGACCCATTATCATCTTTTGTCATGTCATCGtcattgccacatcatcttgaTTTATTGTTAAATGATGCCAACTACATAGTCTAGCTCTAACaccaaatagtatttttttaacttattataatCCTTGCaactatattttatttgcaCTTATTGACTTCATTTATGACTTATATACCCCTAATTTTAATAGTCTAAATGTATCATTCTGAATTCCGAGCTGAAAGTTGAAATATCAAGTTCTATGATATGGACAAAAAAAGCTCGTAAACCCACACATAACTACACAAGcgtgcaaaaaataaataaataaaagaaaactattattattattattattattattattatggacaAAGTGAATTTATAAATAACCAAGCATTAAAAACCATAAGTTATTCATGTTAATTGGTTTTGCATGTATTACTATAGTATTTTAACTGTATTTACATAATAGTCCAAATAGTATTGTTAATCCTCCATGTTTATTTATTCaccattcaaataataattcattatattaaatattggttattttttaggggcttttgcaggtgtactcctgaataattttaaaattgcatatttacccttgaataaaagttaattgcatatatacccttaaataatatatataattgtatatatacccttgtggttcaaattagttaaaaaaccATCCGTTAACAAACAAcagatatataaaattactattatgccCTTACATATATAtccttgaaaagttttttttaagttatacaaAAGTTATTTTAgaccttttgtatatcttaatccaagttataaccatagttaatcaagtttgattaacGAAATCTAACAATAGGGGCATATTggcaattacctatatttttcaggggtatatatacaattatattttttttcttgagcgtaaatatgcaattatagaatttttgaagggtttataaccaatttttcccatttttttattctccaaaCTGTTTTGAGTTGTAATTAGcatcataaaataaaagataataaaatctCAATTAGAAGCCGCGCAAATGATTTGAGGAATAAAGCAAAAATAACCACTAACTAGTGCAGTGGATTGTTACTTGAATGTTAAATAAGTAGATTTAGAGTTGAATCATTGGGTCAGAAATACTATAGTAGAACAATTATTCATTGAGTCCCTTGTGGAAGATTgtcatttttctttcattcaagATTGTATGACATGTGAAATTTATTAAGTTGGTTTGGATCCTGAAAAACCGTTTGGACATACACGTGGTAGGACTTTAATCGCCTTATGTAACATCTGtttgagttaataaatttttaagaagtTAATAAACCACTATAATTGATGCACCATCATACCTACTTATTACTTGACAACATCTTTACTGGGCTATGCTTGTTGcctttgtcaaaaaataataataataataataaaataaaaaattatgtaccGATAGGCACATCATTTAAAATggacttataatatttttttaaaagaaataaagacgCGTTATAAtaggatttaaataaataatattttaaataaatttgccCCGGTGGTGGTTAGATACAAGTATACAACATGTTGTAAGACTTGCCCAATTGCTATAGATtagatgaataataataataactggaaatgaacaaaaaatccctccaaagttcaggtattcacaAAAAGACCCCACgactttgagtattcccaaaagatcctttctttttctgacATGTTATTTTTCAGACTTTTCTGACATAAAGGTGATCGACGCTGACATAAAGCGTAATGAGATATTAATCGGATCGACTCTAAGTTTTTTAGCgaaaataccaaattttaagcggaaacccataattttaagagaaaaatcaaattttaaacgcaaatgtgttatatgttaagtaaaaacttatgtagtttagctaaaaacaccaaatttttaaactgaaaactaataattttaaagcGGGAAGTACATATGtcagaaaatagaataaactaatGTAGTAGTTCGCATTAATCGAAAAGTACATCGtcgtgattgaaaaatagtcgTCAAAAAAGGAGTGACTCGtctgcaaattcaaatgtcagagggttTGTCTGGGATCTTTTGAAACTTTcagaaactaaaaaataaatttcctaataataataataataataataataataataataataataataataataataataataataatgtatacaaaaagataaagttgatatataataatgaactaaaagcttttttttttttgataaaaaataactaaaagctTTCATCCATGAAGTTCGAAATTTATTTTTgaccttaatatatatatatatatatatattgagatctAATGCATTAAAAATACTTCCAAAGAATAATTTACCAATCCGTTTGGAACCGGTACAAGAGTTAGGCACTCTGTTCATAGCACtgtttatgaaattaatttctgTTTATATTTCTCATCTATAACATTGCTTTATCCCCAGATAATATATAGatagttcaaatttttttagatacatttataaattgaaaatctACAGATATCCCAAAATTATTAGATCAGTATCTAACACCGGGTTTTGTCTGGGGCTTTACACCCGACCTCATCCTTTTCCcctatttttaatcattcattttttatttttttaatctgtaGACGGACGTAGAACGCAGGTAATAAAGTTCGGTGTGTGCGTGCGCGTGTGTAAAGAAACATCACTAAAGCCATGTGATGAAGACGACAAATGAGGCTGATACCAGTGAAGGCCAGCCCTGTCTTGGTGGTGTCAATAAGTTGTAGCACTAACTCTTCTATTAAAGTACAGTTGGgtcatataatattttaatttaaaagcaataaaaaaaattgataaaaaattagacGCCAATTATTTATAAGGATCAATGCAAagatctatttatattttataagctTTCATTATTAAATGCCCAATGAGTTACTAATTTaggaatgaaaatatgaaatataaaattattgaatCGCTAACCCGGCTGTTTGGGATCCTAAGACCGCTGTCCTCAGATAGTGACTTTCATCTCGGTGATCGCACGTGGCCCCTCGATCCGATCCTCGCCTAACACAAAGATGAGGGCATTGTCGCATAAAGTGTGACTCTCCCACGTGCCCGCCTCTTAATTAGGCGCTTGTcgtccttttaaaaaaaaaatttgtttgaataaaGACTCCATCGTATTAGAGGATAccataagaaaaaattaaagaagataatgacatatattattatataaatttaatataaatgatgTTACAAATGGTTTGGAAagcatatttcttttaaaatcattggatttattttttatgtactttatttaaaaaaaaatagtcaccTTCTTTGCTAATATGTAACCACTTATATCCAAATCACTCATTTGTGAAACATTAATTTCACTTGTTATGTTATCGATGGATAtgaatttatagaaaatatggtACACATAATGTGTACGATTTATCACTAACAATAACTTATTAAGGATTAAACCtaaacaattaatttatataataaaactgTAACTATCAATCAATTTCACCCTTGTATCAAAAGTTACTTGCATGAGAAAGCAACTAATAATTCCTAAGAAATTTTaatcacaaaaatacaaaaatacttgACTTCTTGGTCTCCAAACCACACATTGGTCAATGACCAAATCAAGTTGACCAACTCTAGTCTGGCACTTATAAGAAAAGTTCACCAAATAGTGCCCttaacttttgatattttagaAGACTTCTACAAAAGCTTGGcaaaatatttctataaaagcaggataattatatatgaaaaaaaaaaaaatccatgacaCGCGCAAATGTTTGAGTTATGAATGCACACATATGCTCTTTTATAgagtgaataaattattattttattaaaaataaaaatatttatatttctacgacaaaatgaaaaaaaaataattatctaataaaaatagagagaatAAAAACCTAATATAAAAGAAGTTACAGTACATTAagtattatatagtttttttaaggtcaaaatatcaaaatggtccctctattttgtgtttttcgcccttttagtccctctaatataaaattcatcattttggtcatcgtattttcacatttatatttttttggtccTTATAATTGACGGATATGTCCTTTTAGTCCTTCCAGCTGATGATtggagggaccaaaaaagaaaaaaatgtgtaaatacgaggaccaaaagggcgtattttacaactaaaggatgaaaatatacaaatacgaggaccaaaaggacgaattttatattaaagggactaaaaggacGGAAATCGCAAAATAAAAGAaccattttgatattaaaaCCTTTTTTTATGTGGGTAAACTCTCTGCAATAAGTTCTACTTGTGTGATGTGTCACTCGGCAATCGAATTTGTCGATCATCTTTTCACATAGTGTTCTTTTGTAAGAGAAATCTGGGGTTATTTCTGTAGACTCCTACATCTATCTGAACCACCACTATCCATGATTAACCTGTGGGACTCGTGGAGGCCGCTAGTTCGATCTTCTATGAGGGAGATGGGTGATTTAGTGGTGAAAGCACTTATTTAGAATATCTGGCATGCTAagaatgattgtatttttaacgCCATTGTCGTGCCTACTCATGTtattattctaaaaattatCTGTATACTTTTATCTTGGTTCTCTACTGTTACAGAAGGAGCACAAGAGAAGCTGAAAGACTCCATGACAACAATTCGTTGTTGTCTGGAGTTTCATAGACCTCGAGCAGAGGAATCTAGTGGGGTTCTGACTTCCGAGGAGACACTTGGACCGAGCATGGGCTAGGATACTGTTGTTGGGGCCAGGAGGATGGCTTTGTTCCTTATTGTTTTCTGTTGCTtgtgttaattttcttttgagttggTCCACCACATCTAATGGCACTGGGTTACTATTTTTACTTATTCCTCTATTATTTGGTAGAGTGTTGTATAATAGGAgtggtttatccaattttttttaaaaaatgccaTGATTATTAGGATAAATAATAAGTTCATCcaattttgctttctttttaacCTATGGATCTTTGATCATCGGGATACATTTACATTTTTAACTAAAACTAGCTTATGtcgtgtgtgcgtgtgtgtgtgtgtgtgtaactTTATGTTACAtatataaagcaaaaaaaagaaCCAATCCCGCTAATTGATGCAACCGGCCGCACGACCACCCCACCAAAAGACATCCACAAGAGACCCAACGAGTCATATATCAACACGTGTTCCTCCATCAAATAATCACCTCCCACGTGTCACAATCCACACCCTTCCCTTCCCAAATCAAACGGCCGTTATCAGCCGTCCCGCCACCCCCGCGCAATCCGCACCAACGGTCACTTGCTTTTTAAAAATCCGTTGAACTGCCCCACTCCAACGCGTTTTCCCACCAttactcctcctcctcctcctcctcctcctctttctGCTCTCCAAGCGCGTGGGGACCTCTATATACCACCACctcctcttctcctcttctcttctcttcaacCACTCCTCATTCTCAGATccaaatctctcaatctctgCTGGTCTCTGTTGAGTTCTCAGTGTTCATTTTCTagtttacaatgcctagtctcTTGTTAAGGGTCTCCCTCATACTTCATCTCATTCATACCATGCTTAACTACCTTCCTGATAAGCTTAGATCTTTGCTGAAGAGTTTTTGGTTCAGTGCTAAGCATGAAGATGAGTGTAAAACAACAGTACAGAAGAACGGGAAGGCAGTGGACCAGTTTGAGCTTTCAAGAGTTTTTGAGATGTTTGATCATGATGGAGATGGGAGGATTAGTAGGAAGGAGTTGCATGAGTCTCTTGACAACCTTGGGATATTTATATCGGAAGAGGACTTGTCGGTGATGATCGAAAAGATCGATGTGAATGAAGATGGGTGTGTTGATATGGAGGAGTTTGGGGAGCTTTACAAGAGTATTGTTGGAGGAGGAGGGAgggaggaggtggaggaggatGTGAAGGAGGCttttgatgtgtttgatgtgaATGGGGATGGGTATATCAGTGTGGAGGAGCTTCGATCGGTGTTGTCGTCGCTTGGGCTCCGGCAAGGATGGACTAAGGAGGATGTTAAGGGGATGATTGGGAAGGTGGATGAGGATGGAGATGGGAGAGTGAGCTTTGAGGAGTTTAAGGTGATGATGAAGAGTGGGGGGTTTGTTGGTTCACTTTGATGATTTGGAGATGAAGTATGAATTCATGACTGCTTGAAAGGTTTGTATATATTTTGCTTGATGAGAGACTTCATTTCTGTTAATGAAGTGTAAGAATTATGTTACTTTAGTTCTTGGATGTTCAGgaatatgaatttaattaaagtttgattatttcttctttttagttgttctttttatttttattttatttaatttaattttttctgatTGTGTGATTCTCTGGGTTCCATCAGCAATTGAATTGAGTTTTGAAGTTGAAGAACACTTGATGAATAATTCTTACCAAATCTTTGATCATATTTGTCTGTGTACTTTTTTTACATATTCATCTTCTGATTGTGTGATTTCCTTGGCTAACATAAGAAATTGAGCCAAATTTTCAAGTTGAAGAATGCTTACAGAATGATTTCCAAAATTAAttgttacctttttttttttttttaatctttctcCAGAATTCCTTGTTTCTGAAGTACTCCAGTTCTTTTGGAGTGCAAGAATTATGCAATTTTAGTTTGGTTGTGTGATCCTCTGTTTTCTCCATTTCATTTTTCTGATTGTTTGATTTGCTTGGCTAATAGCAGCAATTGAACTAAATTTTCAAGAATTATTCTTACTGTTTCTTGCTACTCTTCTCTACAATTAATATGAATGATTTGCTTAGTCTTATCAACAGAGCAATGTTTTTAATGCCAACAACTACCAGACATCATACCAATTAATTAGTGCAATTAACACAATTTGaatatttcttattcttttcttctctagcatttcttttttcttcagtgtttcaacttttttttttttttgttttttggagaACATGTCCATGATGCTCCattcttttttagttgtcatattttttagttttctttgtttttttacttgtcacattaaaaattttgtgcagtattaaataattttctttccaaatttactctttaatttaatgtactagtacaattttcaataaatcataatcaattaaacattaaattatatactccactagtggggttttaaataaagataattttagaaagtaataaatttttttataaaatatagataaccaactaactttaactaatttttttaatcgatgtgaattagataaatgtgacaagtaaaaaggaacggaAGGAGTATTCAATAAAACAACAGAAAAAGAACAACATAGACATAAAACTTGTCGACATTTTGGGGCTTGCTTGCACTTGTCGTACACTTGGTCTTATGTTCATGTGATTATTgaccaaatcaaacaaattaaaaaaacattagaaaaacaaaactttgaTTTGTTCTCAATAACCATTAGTCTCAACCTTAATTCTCTTTTATGGTTCTTCAATGTGACTTATTTGCTTCTTGAACAAGTTCTAATTGATGATCTCATTTGATATCAACTCTTAGCCTACaagttattgattataaaacaaaacaataaaaaaaaacatttaaattgcGGCTTAAAGTAAATACATTGAATGATGTTTGTGTAGTGTAAAAAGGAACAGGAATGAGAACAAGTGGCTTATCTTTTTCGGAACCAAAAAAGTTAGTATTCTTTGGAATAAATCACAAAGCATGATATGTGAAGAATTGCTGCTTTAGTTTTTAAAAGTTGAAGCACTTTGAATGGTAAGCTTAAAAAGCATCCAATTTACTAGAAGGGAATAAAGCCAATTAAATAGAGATACTGAAAAATAGCCTCAAGAAAGCTTTGTACATTGGAATGGAATATTAGATTTTATTCTTGGATAAGAGGTATTATTCCATAATCATCTTTTTAttggtgttttaatttattcttgatttatgagaAAATAAAGGGAATATTTTGGAAGTGTAATTACAAGAAAGTCCCTGAGAATTTCAACATCATCTTGGGTGACTTTGGGTTTTTTATGGTCTTTTAGGTCTAATTCTTGAACGTCAtttttagtctttttatttttattatttttttcctatgtAATGCAAGTTTTTAATTTGTACTATCTTATTCTAGATGCCAAACTACCGTACagaataaattaatttgatttttacacATCTTAAATTTTAAAGGTAAATATTCTCATAAACAAAGggctaaaaataaatatataaaaaatatataaaaaattaagttcaactttgaaaaaatcaatttaaaaacaaCTCTTAATGTAACTTCAATCTCTTTGATTCTTTCATTGCATTTCACATATCTCTTTGATTCTTTCGTTGCATTT
The Dioscorea cayenensis subsp. rotundata cultivar TDr96_F1 unplaced genomic scaffold, TDr96_F1_v2_PseudoChromosome.rev07_lg8_w22 25.fasta BLBR01001095.1, whole genome shotgun sequence DNA segment above includes these coding regions:
- the LOC120255592 gene encoding calmodulin-like protein 7, whose translation is MPSLLLRVSLILHLIHTMLNYLPDKLRSLLKSFWFSAKHEDECKTTVQKNGKAVDQFELSRVFEMFDHDGDGRISRKELHESLDNLGIFISEEDLSVMIEKIDVNEDGCVDMEEFGELYKSIVGGGGREEVEEDVKEAFDVFDVNGDGYISVEELRSVLSSLGLRQGWTKEDVKGMIGKVDEDGDGRVSFEEFKVMMKSGGFVGSL